A single window of bacterium DNA harbors:
- a CDS encoding low molecular weight protein arginine phosphatase codes for MELLRVLFVCTGNICRSPMAEGLARHHAVRRGIPLSCASAGVGARSDLPASENGVQALRAKGVDIAEHRSQRIDGAQIEWADLIVAMEEEHRLAVREIPESTGKSVVLLSEWAGERPLGPGITDPIGGSPAEYARTADEIEGYIKRALARL; via the coding sequence ATGGAGCTGCTGCGCGTTCTCTTCGTCTGTACCGGGAACATCTGCCGCAGCCCCATGGCCGAGGGGCTGGCCCGCCACCATGCCGTCCGGCGAGGCATCCCGCTCAGCTGCGCCTCCGCCGGCGTGGGCGCCCGCAGCGATCTGCCCGCCAGCGAGAACGGCGTGCAGGCGCTGCGGGCCAAGGGCGTCGACATCGCCGAACACCGGTCGCAGCGCATCGACGGCGCCCAGATCGAGTGGGCGGATCTGATCGTCGCGATGGAGGAGGAGCACCGCTTGGCGGTGCGCGAGATCCCCGAGTCGACAGGGAAGTCCGTGGTCCTGCTCAGCGAGTGGGCGGGGGAGCGGCCGCTGGGGCCAGGCATTACCGACCCCATCGGCGGCAGCCCCGCCGAGTACGCGCGCACGGCGGACGAAATCGAGGGCTACATCAAGCGGGCGCTGGCGCGCCTCTAG